Below is a genomic region from Methanolobus sediminis.
GTTGGGATTATGAAAGCTGTTGTATATGAAAAATATGGTTCACCTGATGTCCTTGAATTTAGGGATATAGACAAACCTGTTCCAAAGGACAATGAGATTCTTGTAAAGATACATGCGACCACTATAAACAGGACTGATTGTGGACTTCGTAAAGCTGAACCTTTCATTGCAAGATTCTTCACTGGTTTGATCCGTCCGAAGAATAAAGTACTTGGATCAGAGTTCTCCGGAGTCATTGAAGCAATAGGCAGGGACATAAATAGATTCCAAACAGGTGATAATGTCTTTGGTCACAGTGGCGATAAGTTTGGGACACATGCAGAATATACATGTTTAACAGAAAATGACCCTGTAGTACTTAAGCCTCAGAATATGACCTACGAGGAAGCAGCTTCAGTCTGCGACGGTGCAACGCTGGCATGGACATACCTTAGCAGGGCTGATATTCAGAAAGGATACAAAGTCCTCGTCAACGGGGCATCAGGTTCCATTGGTTCAGCTGCAGTCCAGCTTGCAAAATACTGTGGAGCAGAAGTAACCGGAGTATGCAGTACCGCCAATGTGGAAATGGTTAAAGCTCTTGGAGCAGACCGGGTGATAGATTATACAAAAGATGATTTCACAAAAGATGCCCGGAAATACGAGGTTGTTTTTGATGCGGTAGGAAAAAGTTCATTTTCACGTTGCAAGAACATCATAAAATCCGGTGGGATCTATTTCTCTACCGAACTGGGATTCATGGCCCAAAATCCATTCCTTGATATTCTGACATCGAAAATTGGTAACAAAAGAGTGATGTTCCCTCTTCCGAAATACAAAAAAGAAGATGTCCTGTTTTTTAAGAAGCTTATTGAAGAAGGTCATCTAAAAGCTGTAATAGACCGTTCTTATCCACTGGATGATATTGTGGAAGCTTACAGGTATGTTGAAACCGGGCATAAAAAAGGAAATGTTGTAATCACCCTTCAATAACTGTATTTTCCATATTTTTCAAGAATATGACTTTTGGGTCTTATTTTTTAATTACAATATTTCTAGTCTCACAAGCCTTTTATTCAAAAAAGTTTATTTGCCTGCAAAATTATATGGAAGTGAATGTGATAAAAGGAATATTAATAATATTGCTATTTTTGCTGATATCGCCAGTTAATATTGTCTATGCTGAAACTGGTGTAGATTATGATGCTTACAAAGATAAGTGGGATTTGCTTTATGAAGACAAAAGCAATTGGTTGTGTTTTGATTATTCAATAGATTATGCAAGAAATCATCCCGGATGGGGTATGGTTATTCTTTCACCGTCACCAGCTTTTAGATTTCAACCTCATATGGTTAATTACAAAATAGAAGGAAATATGCTGTATATCCATGAACCACAGGCTAATCTTACATATGAGCTTGAAATTGTAAACGGTTCTATGAATGTTCCTTTATACGACGATTTTCCAAATTCATTCTCTAGCCAGTGGACACGACCAACTTATTTCTATTTTATTCCCAACGAGTCAGGAGTTCTAAGAACCTATTATTCTTTGCAGGATAATCGTAACGAGTTTTTTGATTATGAAAACATAAGCAGCTCTAATATATCTCAAACAATGGAAATAGAGTCGACAATGGAAGAACTGAATCAAAGTTCTGTAATCGTGATGTGTGAAAATAGTACTGGAAATCAAACAGGAAATAACATTTCTATTATTGAGAATACAAGCAAAGTTTCAATAGGATCAAACAATGATACTCCAGATAATGCAGACACTATTAAATCTGAAAGTTTTACAGCGAAAATCATTAATTTTGCAAAATCTCTTTTTGGGATCTGAATACTACGATTCTTTAAGTGAGATCTATTTTTCTTTTTTATCTGTTTTTTTATAGATCTCATAAAACAAGTGACAGTTAATTTTAAGTAGTATTAGCTAAGTAAATGACTTCCGTTTACAATCAGAATACTATCAATTCAATAACTAGCAAGTAAAATCTGTTCGGAGTAATTATTATGAAAATGCCTACACAAATCAAGCATGCTTTGATAGAAGCAATGATATCACAATACACTGAAGATTTTCCTTCATGTAAAATAAACCAGGAACCTCTTACATTCCAGGTTGCTGTAGGCAAAATCCTTGAGGATGCGGAAGTTTTCGGAATCACAGAATCTGATATCAAAGAGACAATATCAGCAAACCCGGATTCTCTCTCATTAACTGATGATTCAGAATCAGTACAGTTCATTCCCCCATTTACAAGAGAATGTGATTCTTACAACAAGCTTCTTGAGTACATGCAGGAAAGCACAAAGGCAAATAAGAAGTTTACAGTAGAATATGATTCTACAATAAAGGAATCCCTGATATACAACTTCTTTAGCGGAAACATTGTACTCATGGTCCCTGAAGAGATGACAAGCCTTGCACAACTAAGATTTGCACTCATGGCAGGTGGAAGCAAACTCCGTGCCATTATGGATGAGACCGGCGGATGGATCTATGTGTTCCCCAAATATATCATGGAATCCATGGAATGTGGCAAAATGCCTTCAAGAGACACAAACGTCAATATGGTGATTGCAAGCTACCTTGCAGATGTTTTCCCTGAACAGGGCTGATCACTCTCTCCTTTTTTCTTTTCTTATTCCAATGTTCGGCTCTGGTCCGTCATAGGACAATTTAGCGCAAATCCATTACTTTTAGGGAGCTTTTACTTTTAGGGAGCTTTTTATACTATGCAAAAGAGAATAATATCTTGATGACTCCTAGTCCGGCGGTTTCAGGAGTTACAGAAGGAAAGGTACTGTTTCCTTTGTATATGATCACTTTCATAGGTACTCTGGGTTTTGGAATAATTC
It encodes:
- a CDS encoding NAD(P)-dependent alcohol dehydrogenase; amino-acid sequence: MKAVVYEKYGSPDVLEFRDIDKPVPKDNEILVKIHATTINRTDCGLRKAEPFIARFFTGLIRPKNKVLGSEFSGVIEAIGRDINRFQTGDNVFGHSGDKFGTHAEYTCLTENDPVVLKPQNMTYEEAASVCDGATLAWTYLSRADIQKGYKVLVNGASGSIGSAAVQLAKYCGAEVTGVCSTANVEMVKALGADRVIDYTKDDFTKDARKYEVVFDAVGKSSFSRCKNIIKSGGIYFSTELGFMAQNPFLDILTSKIGNKRVMFPLPKYKKEDVLFFKKLIEEGHLKAVIDRSYPLDDIVEAYRYVETGHKKGNVVITLQ